In Ctenopharyngodon idella isolate HZGC_01 chromosome 20, HZGC01, whole genome shotgun sequence, the following proteins share a genomic window:
- the LOC127502658 gene encoding cytochrome P450 2J2-like isoform X11 has translation MDLLRLYEWIDIKAVLIFSCVFLLLSDYIRHKVPNNFPPGPWALPIIGHLHRISHAKIHLQVAKFAEKYGDILHIRILGPRIVILSGYKRVKEVYVQQGDNLADRPVLPMIHDISEDKGLVAANGYKWKQQRRFALSTLRNFGLGKKSLEPSIHLECRFLNEAISNENGQPFDPQILLNNAVSNVICVLVFGNRFEYSDHEFQSLLKNINEAVFLDGSFWAQLYNSFPWLMRPLPGPHKKMFALWKGVINFVKEKVNAHRVNFDPSNPRDYIDCFLAEMEKLKDDTAAGFDVENLCICAVDLFVAGTETTSTTLYWGLLYMIKYPEIQAKVQEEIDRVVGGSRQPSLSDKDNMPFTNAVIHEIQRIGNIVPLNVLRITVEDTQIGKYSIPKGTPVIGHLTSVLFDESEWETPHSFNPGHFLDAEGNFRRRDAFLPFSLGKRVCLGEQLARMELFLFFSSLLQHFTFSSPVGVEPNLDFKLGGTHCPQPYELCAVPR, from the exons aTGGACCTGTTGCGTCTTTACGAATGGATCGATATCAAGGCTGTTTTGATATTTTCGTGTGTGTTTTTACTGTTGAGTGATTATATCAGGCATAAAGTGCCGAACAACTTTCCTCCTGGACCATGGGCTTTACCGATTATTGGACACCTTCACCGTATCAGTCATGCGAAGATTCATCTTCAGGTGGCAAAG TTTGCAGAAAAATATGGAGACATTTTACACATTCGAATTCTCGGACCAAGAATTGTTATTTTGAGCGGATACAAAAGAGTGAAGGAGGTGTATGTACAACAGGGTGATAACCTCGCTGATCGTCCGGTGTTACCAATGATTCATGACATTTCCGAAGACAAAG GTTTAGTTGCTGCCAATGGCTATAAATGGAAGCAACAGAGGAGATTTGCACTCTCAACTCTTCGAAACTTCGGATTGGGAAAGAAAAGCCTGGAGCCGTCCATCCATCTTGAATGTCGCTTTCTGAATGAGGCCATTTCAAATGAGAATG GTCAACCCTTTGACCCTCAAATCCTGCTGAACAACGCTGTCTCAAATGTGATCTGTGTCCTTGTGTTTGGTAATCGATTTGAGTACAGTGACCATGAATTCCAGTCTTTGTTGAAGAACATCAATGAAGCTGTGTTTCTGGATGGAAGCTTTTGGGCTCAa ctttacaACTCCTTTCCATGGCTCATGCGGCCACTGCCTGGTCCGCACAAGAAAATGTTTGCTCTGTGGAAGGGAGTGATTAACTTTGTGAAAGAGAAGGTGAATGCACACAGAGTGAATTTTGATCCATCAAATCCACGAGACTACATTGACTGCTTCCTTGCTGAGATGGAAAAA CTTAAGGACGACACAGCTGCTGGGTTTGATGTGGAGAACTTGTGCATCTGTGCTGTGGATCTGTTTGTAGCGGGAACTGAGACCACCTCCACCACTCTGTACTGGGGTCTTCTCTACATGATAAAATATCCTGAGATACAGG CCAAAGTTCAGGAGGAGATTGATCGTGTTGTGGGAGGGTCACGGCAGCCATCTTTATCAGACAAGGACAACATGCCCTTCACCAATGCTGTCATTCATGAGATACAGAGGATTGGAAATATTGTCCCATTAAATGTGTTACGAATAACTGTTGAAGATACTCAGATAGGAAAATACTCTATCCCAAAG GGTACACCTGTGATTGGCCATTTGACGTCAGTGCTGTTTGATGAGTCGGAGTGGGAGACACCTCACTCTTTTAATCCGGGTCACTTCCTAGATGCTGAGGGCAATTTCAGGAGAAGAGATGCCTTTTTACCTTTTTCTTTAG GAAAGAGAGTGTGTCTTGGGGAGCAGCTGGCACGAATGGAGCTGTTCCTGTTTTTCTCCTCTCTGCTGCAGCACTTCACTTTCTCTTCACCAGTGGGTGTGGAGCCCAACTTGGATTTTAAACTGGGGGGTACTCACTGTCCCCAGCCATATGAATTGTGTGCAGTACCGCGCTAA
- the LOC127502658 gene encoding cytochrome P450 2J2-like isoform X19: MDLLRLYEWIDIKAVLIFSCVFLLLSDYIRHKVPNNFPPGPWALPIIGHLHRISHAKIHLQVAKFAEKYGDILHIRILGPRIVILSGYKRVKEVYVQQGDNLADRPVLPMIHDISEDKGLVAANGYKWKQQRRFALSTLRNFGLGKKSLEPSIHLECRFLNEAISNENGQPFDPQILLNNAVSNVICVLVFGNRFEYSDHEFQSLLKNINEAVFLDGSFWAQLYNSFPWLMRPLPGPHKKMFALWKGVINFVKEKVNAHRVNFDPSNPRDYIDCFLAEMEKLKDDTAAGFDVENLCVCTLDLFVAGTESTSTTLYWGLLYMIKYPEIQAKVQEEIDRVVGGSRQPSLSDKDNMPFTNAVIHEIQRIGNIVPLNVLRITVEDTQIGKYSIPKGTPVIGHLTSVLFDESEWETPHSFNPGHFLDAEGNFRRRDAFLPFSLGKRVCLGEQLARMELFLFFSSLLQHFTFSSPVGVEPNLDFKLGGTHCPQPYELCAVPR; encoded by the exons aTGGACCTGTTGCGTCTTTACGAATGGATCGATATCAAGGCTGTTTTGATATTTTCGTGTGTGTTTTTACTGTTGAGTGATTATATCAGGCATAAAGTGCCGAACAACTTTCCTCCTGGACCATGGGCTTTACCGATTATTGGACACCTTCACCGTATCAGTCATGCGAAGATTCATCTTCAGGTGGCAAAG TTTGCAGAAAAATATGGAGACATTTTACACATTCGAATTCTCGGACCAAGAATTGTTATTTTGAGCGGATACAAAAGAGTGAAGGAGGTGTATGTACAACAGGGTGATAACCTCGCTGATCGTCCGGTGTTACCAATGATTCATGACATTTCCGAAGACAAAG GTTTAGTTGCTGCCAATGGCTATAAATGGAAGCAACAGAGGAGATTTGCACTCTCAACTCTTCGAAACTTCGGATTGGGAAAGAAAAGCCTGGAGCCGTCCATCCATCTTGAATGTCGCTTTCTGAATGAGGCCATTTCAAATGAGAATG GTCAACCCTTTGACCCTCAAATCCTGCTGAACAACGCTGTCTCAAATGTGATCTGTGTCCTTGTGTTTGGTAATCGATTTGAGTACAGTGACCATGAATTCCAGTCTTTGTTGAAGAACATCAATGAAGCTGTGTTTCTGGATGGAAGCTTTTGGGCTCAa ctttacaACTCCTTTCCATGGCTCATGCGGCCACTGCCTGGTCCGCACAAGAAAATGTTTGCTCTGTGGAAGGGAGTGATTAACTTTGTGAAAGAGAAGGTGAATGCACACAGAGTGAATTTTGATCCATCAAATCCACGAGACTACATTGACTGCTTCCTTGCTGAGATGGAAAAA CTTAAGGACGACACAGCTGCTGGGTTTGATGTGGAGAACTTGTGCGTCTGTACTCTGGATCTGTTTGTAGCGGGAACTGAGTCCACCTCCACCACTCTGTACTGGGGTCTTCTCTACATGATAAAATATCCTGAGATACAGG CCAAAGTTCAGGAGGAGATTGATCGTGTTGTGGGAGGGTCACGGCAGCCATCTTTATCAGACAAGGACAACATGCCCTTCACCAATGCTGTCATTCATGAGATACAGAGGATTGGAAATATTGTCCCATTAAATGTGTTACGAATAACTGTTGAAGATACTCAGATAGGAAAATACTCTATCCCAAAG GGTACACCTGTGATTGGCCATTTGACGTCAGTGCTGTTTGATGAGTCGGAGTGGGAGACACCTCACTCTTTTAATCCGGGTCACTTCCTAGATGCTGAGGGCAATTTCAGGAGAAGAGATGCCTTTTTACCTTTTTCTTTAG GAAAGAGAGTGTGTCTTGGGGAGCAGCTGGCACGAATGGAGCTGTTCCTGTTTTTCTCCTCTCTGCTGCAGCACTTCACTTTCTCTTCACCAGTGGGTGTGGAGCCCAACTTGGATTTTAAACTGGGGGGTACTCACTGTCCCCAGCCATATGAATTGTGTGCAGTACCGCGCTAA
- the LOC127502658 gene encoding cytochrome P450 2J4-like isoform X21, producing the protein MNLSQLYEWIDIKSILIFSFVFLLLSDYIRNKAPKNFPPGPWSLPIIGHIHHIDHTKIHLQFLKFAEKYGKIFNIRFFGPRIVVLDGYKLVKEVYLQQGDNLADRPVLPLFYDITGDKGLIGANGYKWKHQRRFALSTLRTFGLGKKSLEPSIHFECSCLNEAFSNEQGRPFDPRMLLNNAVSNVICVLVFGNRFEYSDHGFQSLLKNINEALYLEGSIWAQLYNMFPWLMRRVPGTHHKIFVLLNKVIDFVKEKVNAHRVDYDPSNPRDYIDCFLAEMEKLKDDTAAGFDVENLCVCTLDLFVAGTESTSTTLYWGLLYMIKYPEIQAKVQEEIDRVVGGSRQPSLSDKDNMPFTNAVIHEIQRIGNIVPLNVLRITVEDTQIGKYSIPKGTPVIGHLTSVLFDESEWETPHSFNPGHFLDAEGNFRRRDAFLPFSLGKRVCLGEQLARMELFLFFSSLLQHFTFSSPVGVEPNLDFKLGGTHCPQPYELCAVPR; encoded by the exons ATGAACCTGTCGCAACTTTATGAGTGGATTGATATCAAGAGTATTTTGATATTTTCGTTTGTATTTCTATTACTGAGTGATTATATCAGAAATAAAGCACCGAAAAACTTTCCTCCAGGACCATGGTCTTTGCCGATTATTGGACACATTCATCATATCGATCACACGAAGATTCATCTTCAGTTTTTAAAG TTTGCAGAAAAATATGGCAAGATTTTCAACATTAGATTTTTTGGACCAAGAATTGTTGTGTTGGATGGATATAAACTAGTGAAGGAGGTGTATTTACAACAGGGTGATAACCTCGCTGATCGTCCCGTGTTACCTTTATTTTATGACATCACTGGAGACAAAG GATTAATTGGTGCCAATGGGTATAAATGGAAGCATCAAAGGAGATTTGCACTCTCAACTCTTCGAACCTTTGGTTTGGGAAAGAAAAGCCTGGAGCCATCTATCCATTTTGAATGTAGCTGTCTGAACGAGGCCTTTTCAAATGAACAAG GTCGACCATTTGACCCTCGCATGCTGCTGAACAACGCTGTCTCAAATGTGATCTGTGTCCTTGTGTTTGGTAATCGATTCGAGTACAGTGACCATGGCTTCCAGTCTCTGTTGAAGAACATCAATGAAGCTTTATATCTGGAAGGAAGCATCTGGGCTCAA CTTTATAACATGTTTCCATGGCTCATGCGGCGAGTGCCTGGAACACATCACAAAatatttgttctgttgaacaagGTGATTGACTTTGTGAAAGAGAAGGTGAATGCACACAGAGTGGATTATGATCCATCAAATCCAAGAGACTACATTGACTGCTTTCTTGCTGAGATGGAAAAA CTTAAGGACGACACAGCTGCTGGGTTTGATGTGGAGAACTTGTGCGTCTGTACTCTGGATCTGTTTGTAGCGGGAACTGAGTCCACCTCCACCACTCTGTACTGGGGTCTTCTCTACATGATAAAATATCCTGAGATACAGG CCAAAGTTCAGGAGGAGATTGATCGTGTTGTGGGAGGGTCACGGCAGCCATCTTTATCAGACAAGGACAACATGCCCTTCACCAATGCTGTCATTCATGAGATACAGAGGATTGGAAATATTGTCCCATTAAATGTGTTACGAATAACTGTTGAAGATACTCAGATAGGAAAATACTCTATCCCAAAG GGTACACCTGTGATTGGCCATTTGACGTCAGTGCTGTTTGATGAGTCGGAGTGGGAGACACCTCACTCTTTTAATCCGGGTCACTTCCTAGATGCTGAGGGCAATTTCAGGAGAAGAGATGCCTTTTTACCTTTTTCTTTAG GAAAGAGAGTGTGTCTTGGGGAGCAGCTGGCACGAATGGAGCTGTTCCTGTTTTTCTCCTCTCTGCTGCAGCACTTCACTTTCTCTTCACCAGTGGGTGTGGAGCCCAACTTGGATTTTAAACTGGGGGGTACTCACTGTCCCCAGCCATATGAATTGTGTGCAGTACCGCGCTAA
- the LOC127502658 gene encoding cytochrome P450 2J2-like isoform X3, translating into MDLLRLYEWIDIKAVLIFSCVFLLLSDYIRHKVPNNFPPGPWALPIIGHLHRISHAKIHLQVAKFAEKYGDILHIRILGPRIVILSGYKRVKEVYVQQGDNLADRPVLPMIHDISEDKGLVAANGYKWKQQRRFALSTLRNFGLGKKSLEPSIHLECRFLNEAISNENGQPFDPQILLNNAVSNVICVLVFGNRFEYSDHEFQSLLKNINEAVFLDGSFWAQLYNSFPWLMRPLPGPHKKMFALWKGVINFVKEKVNAHRVNFDPSNPRDYIDCFLAEMEKLKDDTAAGFDVENLCICAVDLFVAGTETTSTTLYWGLLYMIKYPEIQAKVQEEIDHVVGGSRQPSLSDKDNMPFTNAVIHEIQRIGNIAPLNLPRSTVEDTQIGKYFLPKGTAVIGSLTSVLFDESEWETPHSFNPGHFLDAEGKFRRRDAFLPFSLGKRVCPGEQLARMELFLFFSSLLQRFTFSSPAGVEPNLDYRLGTTRSPKSYKLCAVSR; encoded by the exons aTGGACCTGTTGCGTCTTTACGAATGGATCGATATCAAGGCTGTTTTGATATTTTCGTGTGTGTTTTTACTGTTGAGTGATTATATCAGGCATAAAGTGCCGAACAACTTTCCTCCTGGACCATGGGCTTTACCGATTATTGGACACCTTCACCGTATCAGTCATGCGAAGATTCATCTTCAGGTGGCAAAG TTTGCAGAAAAATATGGAGACATTTTACACATTCGAATTCTCGGACCAAGAATTGTTATTTTGAGCGGATACAAAAGAGTGAAGGAGGTGTATGTACAACAGGGTGATAACCTCGCTGATCGTCCGGTGTTACCAATGATTCATGACATTTCCGAAGACAAAG GTTTAGTTGCTGCCAATGGCTATAAATGGAAGCAACAGAGGAGATTTGCACTCTCAACTCTTCGAAACTTCGGATTGGGAAAGAAAAGCCTGGAGCCGTCCATCCATCTTGAATGTCGCTTTCTGAATGAGGCCATTTCAAATGAGAATG GTCAACCCTTTGACCCTCAAATCCTGCTGAACAACGCTGTCTCAAATGTGATCTGTGTCCTTGTGTTTGGTAATCGATTTGAGTACAGTGACCATGAATTCCAGTCTTTGTTGAAGAACATCAATGAAGCTGTGTTTCTGGATGGAAGCTTTTGGGCTCAa ctttacaACTCCTTTCCATGGCTCATGCGGCCACTGCCTGGTCCGCACAAGAAAATGTTTGCTCTGTGGAAGGGAGTGATTAACTTTGTGAAAGAGAAGGTGAATGCACACAGAGTGAATTTTGATCCATCAAATCCACGAGACTACATTGACTGCTTCCTTGCTGAGATGGAAAAA CTTAAGGACGACACAGCTGCTGGGTTTGATGTGGAGAACTTGTGCATCTGTGCTGTGGATCTGTTTGTAGCGGGAACTGAGACCACCTCCACCACTCTGTACTGGGGTCTTCTCTACATGATAAAATATCCTGAGATACAGG CCAAAGTTCAGGAGGAGATTGATCACGTTGTGGGAGGGTCACGGCAGCCATCTTTATCAGACAAGGACAACATGCCCTTCACCAATGCTGTCATTCATGAGATACAGAGGATCGGAAATATTGCCCCGTTAAATTTGCCACGTTCTACTGTGGAAGATACTCAGATAGGAAAATACTTCCTTCCAAAG GGCACAGCTGTGATTGGCAGTTTGACATCAGTGCTGTTTGATGAGTCGGAGTGGGAGACGCCTCACTCTTTTAACCCGGGTCACTTCCTGGATGCTGAGGGCAAATTTAGGAGGAGAGATGCCTTTTTACCCTTTTCTTTAG GAAAGAGAGTGTGTCCTGGGGAGCAGCTAGCACGGATGGAGCTGTTCCTGTTTTTCTCCTCTCTGCTGCAGCGCTTCACTTTCTCTTCACCAGCAGGTGTGGAGCCCAACTTGGATTACAGACTGGGGACCACTCGGAGTCCCAAATCATATAAATTATGTGCAGTATCGCGCTAA